One window of Pyrus communis chromosome 12, drPyrComm1.1, whole genome shotgun sequence genomic DNA carries:
- the LOC137710685 gene encoding ubiquitin carboxyl-terminal hydrolase 3-like, which produces MATFDEAPSAKRWLPLEANPDVMNQFLWGLGLQEDEAECFDVYGLDGELLEMVPKPVLAVLFLYPLTAKTEEERMMQANEKQEPKGSVYFMKQTVGNACGTIGLLHAVGNITSEIKLVEDSFLDRFFKKTASMDPLQRAAFLESDTEMEVAHSVAAHGGDTEASDNVDTHFICFACVDGELYELDGRKSGPISHGPSSPDSLLQDAAKVIQGMIQKNPDSLNFNVIAISKKSGGFS; this is translated from the exons atgGCTACTTTCGACGAAGCCCCGTCGGCTAAGAGATGGCTTCCTCTCGAAGCTAACCCTGATGTTATGAACCAG TTCCTTTGGGGCCTGGGTCTTCAAGAGGATGAGGCAGAATGCTTTGATGTTTACGGGTTGGATGGAGAACTCTTAGAAATGGTTCCGAAGCCTGTACTTGCTGTCCTGTTTCTTTATCCTCTAACCGCAAAG ACCGAAGAAGAGAGAATGATGCAGGCAAATGAAAAACAG GAACCCAAAGGTAGTGTTTATTTTATGAAACAAACTGTGGGCAATGCTTGTGGAACTATTGGGCTTCTTCATGCTGTTGGAAATATCACGTCAGAGATCAAACTTG ttgAGGATTCATTCTTGGATAGGTTTTTCAAAAAAACTGCAAGCATGGATCCATTGCAG CGTGCAGCATTCCTTGAAAGTGACACAGAAATGGAAGTTGCTCATTCAGTAGCAGCTCATGGTGGCGATACAGAG GCATCTGACAATGTGGACACTCACTTTATTTGCTTTGCATGCGTGGACG GGGAGCTTTATGAGCTTGATGGGAGGAAGTCAGGTCCAATCTCTCACGGTCCATCTTCACCAGATAGTTTATTGCAG GATGCAGCTAAAGTCATACAGGGCATGATCCAGAAAAATCCTGACTCCCTCAACTTCAATGTGATTGCAATTTCAAAGAAATCCGGTGGGTTTTCTTAA